A window of the Methanoculleus horonobensis genome harbors these coding sequences:
- a CDS encoding cupin domain-containing protein, producing MKRDHNPDTPEVPYWHVWTDENGVSRQDRCRMSNFAFASISTGAAPSWIGRLADPAAHVVALVLPAGWVGEWHENPEPQWIVPLSGRWFVETMDGTRVEMGPGELSFGNDQNTRPDERGQRGHRSGTVGNEPAVLMLVQVERAPAPGWPE from the coding sequence ATGAAGCGAGACCATAACCCGGACACGCCCGAAGTCCCCTACTGGCACGTCTGGACCGACGAGAACGGCGTGAGCCGGCAGGACCGGTGCCGGATGAGCAACTTCGCATTCGCGAGCATATCGACCGGTGCGGCGCCGTCGTGGATCGGCAGGCTCGCCGACCCGGCTGCCCATGTGGTCGCCCTGGTCCTCCCCGCAGGCTGGGTCGGCGAGTGGCACGAGAACCCTGAGCCGCAGTGGATCGTGCCACTCTCGGGCCGCTGGTTCGTGGAGACCATGGACGGCACCCGCGTGGAGATGGGGCCGGGCGAGCTCTCGTTTGGCAACGACCAGAACACCCGGCCCGACGAGCGGGGGCAGAGGGGCCACCGCTCGGGGACCGTGGGCAATGAGCCCGCGGTGCTGATGCTCGTCCAGGTGGAGCGGGCTCCGGCCCCCGGCTGGCCCGAGTAG
- a CDS encoding site-specific integrase, with product MTRPIHPHAIRHARLTDLTKSNGRKQGLSEMELRLVAGWEKNSTMPEVYIHLSGADVERKLLENAGFINDIPDQADAALEPRQCPRCKALNAHDALYCATCSMALVEEAARKVDESTEEAKRSEDYLQLLLQIKKDLGLS from the coding sequence ATGACAAGACCGATTCACCCGCACGCCATCCGCCACGCCAGGCTCACTGATCTTACCAAGAGCAACGGCAGGAAGCAGGGGCTATCTGAGATGGAGCTCCGGCTCGTCGCCGGGTGGGAGAAGAATAGCACAATGCCGGAGGTGTATATTCATCTGTCGGGTGCGGATGTCGAGCGGAAACTGCTGGAGAACGCCGGGTTCATTAATGATATACCCGATCAGGCAGATGCCGCGCTCGAACCCCGGCAGTGCCCGCGGTGCAAGGCCCTGAACGCTCATGACGCTCTCTACTGTGCGACGTGCTCGATGGCGCTCGTCGAGGAGGCGGCAAGGAAAGTGGACGAGTCGACGGAGGAGGCGAAGCGGAGTGAAGATTACCTGCAGTTGCTCCTGCAGATTAAGAAGGACTTGGGGTTGTCATAA
- a CDS encoding HTH domain-containing protein translates to MVLRRSSSPGHLPNNLTVEKIRAGNSNIRNPILASYVAKGLLPYRGLGSGIKRALEDWPEIDFTDDQEGDLFTVTVHRKEERSSEKGSQKSSPKGSQKSSQKIIELMQHDPTVTIAELARSVGVTDRAIKKQIEKLKQQGRLRRIGPARSGHWEVLE, encoded by the coding sequence ATTGTTCTTCGTAGGAGCAGCAGCCCCGGTCACCTCCCGAACAACCTGACGGTGGAAAAGATTCGGGCCGGCAACTCCAATATCAGAAACCCGATTCTTGCATCGTACGTCGCAAAGGGGCTGTTGCCGTACCGCGGTCTCGGCTCTGGTATCAAGAGGGCACTCGAAGACTGGCCTGAGATCGACTTTACCGACGATCAAGAGGGAGATCTTTTCACCGTCACGGTTCACCGAAAAGAGGAGAGAAGTTCGGAGAAAGGTTCCCAGAAAAGTTCCCCAAAAGGTTCCCAGAAAAGTTCCCAGAAGATCATTGAACTCATGCAACATGACCCAACCGTGACCATTGCTGAACTCGCCCGGAGCGTAGGTGTAACCGACCGAGCGATCAAGAAACAGATCGAAAAATTGAAACAGCAAGGCCGGCTCCGTCGCATCGGCCCTGCCCGGAGCGGTCACTGGGAGGTACTGGAATGA
- a CDS encoding nucleotidyltransferase family protein has product MKTRTEVLEVLRSLKGELRERYHVESIALFGSYAREEQGEGSDIDILVEFGSGADLFDFVGLSQYLEEKLGSGVDVVPKAALRPEIQRSVTRDLLVA; this is encoded by the coding sequence ATGAAAACCCGCACCGAAGTCCTCGAGGTTCTTCGCTCCCTGAAGGGCGAACTCAGAGAGCGTTATCACGTCGAGAGCATCGCCCTCTTCGGGTCGTATGCCCGTGAAGAACAGGGGGAGGGCAGCGATATCGACATACTCGTCGAGTTCGGTTCCGGTGCGGATCTCTTCGATTTTGTCGGGCTGTCACAGTACCTCGAAGAAAAACTCGGGTCCGGCGTGGACGTCGTGCCGAAGGCGGCACTTCGCCCGGAGATCCAGAGATCGGTTACCCGGGACCTCCTTGTCGCATGA
- a CDS encoding PDDEXK family nuclease, which translates to MPAIRISEGSELAQQPEPFKNEYELQEILAGHPVLLVDRDDSALVTICRELPFEGGFADIILIDNNGLPVIVEVKLARNEESRREVVGRLCDSLSAMRNLTPDEVNERSAGLLEETLQSMADAEGEESPGERLALLKSNFASYLRAGQVRGIIVLDAAPDDLIREFSYLNEHSDLDLRLLVVERYRLGRNEYFYHSRFLVSGEADPEIKRQRLRLRLIVEKFSKMKPPIFSTHATGKENVRVYREGWPAAVHYEFGDRGDSISIELQVRHREYPKVADFLSRLREHLATAISKTQRVELVTDPSGWTRLQFFFGEEIDPYWIAQSMVRLCKTEKDISTLLQEGNG; encoded by the coding sequence ATGCCCGCGATACGGATAAGCGAAGGGAGCGAGCTGGCCCAGCAGCCGGAACCCTTCAAGAATGAATATGAACTGCAGGAGATCCTCGCCGGGCACCCGGTGCTCCTCGTCGACCGGGACGATTCCGCGCTCGTCACGATCTGCCGGGAGTTGCCGTTTGAGGGCGGGTTTGCCGATATTATTCTCATCGACAACAACGGACTGCCGGTCATCGTCGAGGTGAAACTGGCCCGGAACGAGGAGTCGCGGCGCGAGGTTGTCGGCCGGTTATGCGACTCTCTTTCAGCAATGCGCAACCTTACGCCCGATGAGGTGAACGAGCGATCCGCGGGCCTTCTCGAAGAAACACTCCAGTCCATGGCCGATGCCGAGGGAGAAGAGAGCCCCGGAGAACGGCTCGCCCTGCTGAAGAGCAACTTCGCCTCGTATCTGAGAGCCGGGCAGGTTCGGGGCATCATCGTCCTCGACGCTGCCCCCGACGACCTTATCCGGGAGTTCAGTTACCTCAACGAACACAGCGATCTCGATCTCCGGCTGCTGGTGGTCGAGCGCTACCGGCTCGGCAGGAACGAGTACTTCTACCATTCGCGATTCCTGGTATCGGGAGAGGCAGATCCGGAGATAAAGAGGCAGAGATTACGGCTTCGCCTGATCGTCGAGAAGTTCTCGAAGATGAAACCGCCGATATTCTCGACGCACGCGACAGGGAAGGAGAACGTCCGGGTATACCGCGAAGGGTGGCCGGCAGCGGTGCACTACGAGTTCGGCGACCGGGGGGATTCCATCAGTATCGAGCTGCAAGTCCGGCACAGGGAGTACCCGAAGGTCGCGGACTTCCTCTCCAGACTCCGCGAGCACCTCGCCACGGCCATCTCGAAGACCCAGCGGGTCGAACTGGTTACCGACCCGTCCGGGTGGACGAGGCTTCAGTTCTTCTTCGGGGAAGAGATCGACCCGTACTGGATTGCACAATCGATGGTGCGCCTCTGTAAGACCGAGAAAGACATCTCCACCCTGCTGCAGGAAGGGAACGGATAG
- a CDS encoding RidA family protein: protein MNGGTTILALVFACGLLTGFGIYAVLSSDPGKTALYTENAPEPIGPYSQAVLSGDYLYLSGQIGLDPATGNLSDTVAGEARQAMENLRAVLREADLDFPDVVQTRIYVTDLADFDTVNAVYAEYLNEPYPARATVQVAGLPKGARVEIEMVAKVR from the coding sequence ATGAACGGCGGTACGACGATCCTGGCTCTCGTTTTTGCATGCGGACTCCTTACAGGGTTCGGCATATATGCGGTTCTATCCTCCGACCCGGGCAAGACCGCTCTCTACACCGAGAACGCGCCGGAGCCCATCGGGCCGTACAGCCAGGCCGTGCTGTCGGGGGACTACCTCTACCTCTCGGGGCAGATCGGTCTCGACCCGGCGACCGGCAACCTCTCCGATACCGTTGCCGGTGAAGCGAGGCAGGCGATGGAGAACCTGCGGGCTGTGCTCCGCGAGGCCGACCTCGACTTCCCGGACGTCGTGCAGACCCGGATCTACGTAACAGACCTCGCGGACTTCGATACGGTCAACGCCGTCTACGCCGAGTATCTCAACGAGCCCTACCCCGCACGGGCAACGGTGCAGGTCGCCGGCCTCCCGAAAGGGGCGAGGGTCGAGATCGAGATGGTTGCAAAGGTGCGGTGA
- a CDS encoding ATP-binding response regulator, with amino-acid sequence MQSLAGPDHILYVDDEEALLEIGRAFLERTGEITVDITPSPLKAFDMVRTGRYDVVVSDYIMPEMDGIALLQQVRETGSQVPFIIFTGRGREEVAIEALKSGADFYLPKGGDPRAQFAELANAVRQLAGKQRAEKIFRTAPAGIGTALDGVVTEVNERLCEIVGYTRGELLGQPLRLLSPGDAEYESALQRMYAQIEKSGTCTLETRCMRKDGATLDVLFSGTPLDPADASRALTFTVLDISEYMALEKEIAYHAEELVRQTNSLAVANRKLNLMSSITRHDILNQLTILLGNLFFAQEAEPDQDITEYLARVQGAADRIRRQIEFTRDYTDLGVRSPEWQRVSDVVRPEVLHGLPVENEAGDLVVYADPMLATVFSNLMDNTIRHGETATRVRVRRRPGENGDLILLWEDDGAGVPAGEKERIFNRGVGKNTGLGLFLIREILGITGIGITETGEPGKGARFEMLVPGGMYRVEG; translated from the coding sequence GTGCAGTCCCTTGCCGGCCCCGATCACATCCTCTACGTGGACGACGAAGAGGCGTTGCTCGAGATAGGCCGTGCCTTCCTCGAACGGACGGGAGAGATCACCGTCGATATAACCCCAAGCCCGCTGAAGGCATTTGATATGGTTCGAACCGGCCGGTACGACGTGGTCGTCTCGGACTACATAATGCCGGAGATGGACGGGATTGCTCTCTTACAGCAGGTCCGGGAGACGGGGTCGCAGGTTCCTTTCATCATCTTCACCGGCAGAGGGCGCGAGGAAGTGGCGATCGAGGCGCTGAAGAGCGGTGCCGACTTCTACCTCCCGAAAGGCGGCGACCCGAGGGCGCAGTTTGCCGAACTTGCCAATGCGGTCCGGCAACTGGCCGGGAAGCAGAGGGCGGAGAAGATCTTCCGCACCGCCCCCGCCGGTATCGGAACGGCTCTGGATGGCGTCGTCACGGAGGTCAACGAACGGCTCTGCGAGATCGTCGGATACACCCGCGGCGAACTCCTCGGCCAGCCCCTGCGGCTGCTCTCTCCGGGTGACGCGGAGTATGAGTCCGCCCTGCAGAGGATGTACGCCCAGATCGAGAAGTCCGGGACATGCACGCTCGAGACCCGTTGTATGCGCAAGGACGGAGCGACTCTCGACGTGCTCTTCTCCGGCACCCCTCTCGATCCGGCGGACGCCTCCCGCGCCCTGACGTTTACGGTTCTCGACATCAGCGAGTACATGGCGCTGGAGAAGGAGATCGCGTATCACGCCGAGGAACTCGTCCGGCAGACGAACAGCCTCGCGGTTGCGAACAGGAAACTCAACCTGATGAGCAGCATCACCCGGCACGACATCCTGAACCAGTTGACGATCCTTCTCGGCAACCTCTTCTTTGCCCAGGAGGCCGAGCCTGATCAGGACATCACGGAGTACCTCGCCCGGGTGCAGGGCGCAGCCGACCGGATACGCCGCCAGATCGAGTTCACCCGGGACTACACGGATCTCGGTGTCCGGTCGCCGGAGTGGCAGCGGGTCTCCGACGTGGTCAGGCCCGAGGTGCTTCACGGGCTGCCGGTCGAGAACGAGGCCGGAGATCTTGTCGTCTACGCGGATCCGATGCTTGCAACGGTCTTCTCCAACCTGATGGACAACACGATCCGGCATGGGGAGACGGCGACCCGGGTCCGCGTCCGGCGTCGCCCGGGAGAGAACGGAGATCTCATCCTCCTCTGGGAGGACGACGGCGCCGGTGTTCCTGCCGGAGAGAAAGAGCGGATCTTCAACCGGGGCGTCGGGAAGAACACGGGGCTCGGGCTCTTCCTGATCCGGGAGATTCTCGGGATCACCGGGATCGGCATCACCGAGACGGGCGAGCCCGGGAAAGGGGCACGGTTCGAGATGCTTGTGCCCGGCGGGATGTATCGGGTTGAAGGATGA
- a CDS encoding DUF3887 domain-containing protein: MKFSLVPLLAALLLLAAVSACGCMGQETVVSGEAAAEVLAYADPIVDNVMQGFNEGNYTMYSRDFSPEMKQALDEAAFERNREDVTSRIGLYESRSDPVVTQTGEYIAVTYRATFEREDGVALRFVFKKDDPSHRLHGLWFNSPKLRS; encoded by the coding sequence ATGAAATTCTCCCTGGTTCCACTCCTCGCCGCCCTGCTCCTCCTCGCCGCGGTCTCTGCATGCGGCTGCATGGGCCAGGAGACGGTGGTCTCCGGCGAGGCGGCGGCAGAGGTGCTTGCATACGCGGACCCGATCGTCGACAATGTCATGCAGGGCTTCAACGAAGGCAACTACACGATGTATTCCCGCGACTTCAGCCCGGAGATGAAGCAGGCTCTCGACGAGGCCGCGTTTGAGCGGAACCGTGAAGACGTCACGTCCCGGATCGGGCTTTATGAGTCCAGAAGCGATCCCGTCGTCACACAGACCGGCGAGTACATCGCCGTGACCTACAGGGCAACGTTCGAGCGGGAGGACGGGGTGGCGCTCCGGTTCGTCTTCAAAAAGGATGATCCGTCGCACCGGCTCCACGGCCTCTGGTTCAACTCGCCGAAGCTGCGCAGTTGA
- a CDS encoding nucleotidyltransferase domain-containing protein, translating to MLEALISSKVRVKLLTLFLLNPESEFYIREIVRMTGENINGVRRELANLESFGLLTGRRRGNQQYFTVDLDFFLYNDLQQLVLKTEGVARVIRENLSPLQDIECIFIYGSFARGTAGGRSDIDLFIVGDLNEEVLIPLVHASERAINREINYTLMHGSEFARRREAGDPFVKNVLSERKIMIVGTCDDRRP from the coding sequence ATGCTTGAGGCACTCATCTCCTCAAAGGTCCGGGTGAAACTCCTCACCCTGTTTCTCCTCAACCCGGAAAGCGAGTTCTATATCCGCGAAATCGTCCGCATGACCGGCGAGAACATCAACGGGGTGCGCCGCGAGCTTGCAAACCTGGAATCGTTCGGGCTTCTTACCGGGAGACGGCGGGGAAACCAGCAATACTTCACGGTCGACCTTGATTTTTTCCTCTACAACGACCTCCAGCAACTCGTGCTCAAGACGGAGGGGGTTGCACGGGTTATCCGGGAGAACCTCTCACCCCTGCAGGATATCGAGTGCATCTTCATCTACGGATCGTTTGCAAGAGGCACTGCAGGGGGAAGGAGCGATATCGACCTTTTCATCGTGGGCGATCTGAACGAAGAGGTGCTGATCCCGCTCGTGCATGCGAGCGAGCGTGCGATCAATCGTGAGATCAACTACACGCTCATGCACGGCAGCGAGTTTGCGCGACGAAGGGAGGCCGGAGATCCTTTCGTAAAGAATGTATTGAGTGAGAGAAAGATCATGATCGTCGGAACCTGCGATGATCGAAGACCTTGA
- a CDS encoding catalase: MDERRKIDEKSKQEQLDEFRQNPEREYLTTNQGVRVSHTDDSLKAGERGPTLLEDFHFREKLTHFDHERIPERVVHARGSGAHGYFQVYEPMTAYTRAAFLQDPGKKTPVFVRFSTVVGFRGSADTVRDVRGFATKFYTEEGNYDLVGNNMPVFFIVDAVKFPDLVHSIKPEQHHQMPQASAAHDTFWDFVGNLPEITHMIMWVLSDRALPRSYRMMEGFGVNTFRFINAEGKARFIKFHWRPQLGVHSLVWDETQKIAGKDPDFNRRDLWEAIEMGDYPEFELGVQMIEEADEHNFEFDILDATKLWPEEEVPIRWIGKMILNRNPDNFFAETEQVAFCPANVVPGIDFSNDPLLQGRLFSYLDTQLIRLGGPNFQEIPINRTLAPAANNQREGYNRMTIDKGVVSYFPNALGENKPRPARVEEGGYAHYQEKIEGRKIRARSEKFNDHFSQAKLFWNSMSDAEKEHIVKAFHFELGKVSDSGVRKRVVDLINNVDGDLAIRIAEGIGVPPPAEKGASSGTKKSPNLSQEKTVKDTVKSRKVAILAMEGYDHDEVMQVKKALKDAGAHPQIVSQFHGKIKSADGKEMEVDKSYVTTTSVVYDAVYVPGGRHADTLKNQGFAIHFVNEAFKHCKPIGAMGEGIELLKASDIKGVTFVDAGTGGEAVSEMGVVTCGSQGDVNSFVEQFKTAIGRHRHWDREKKEQVPA, encoded by the coding sequence ATGGATGAGAGGAGAAAGATAGATGAGAAGAGCAAGCAGGAGCAACTCGACGAGTTCCGTCAGAACCCGGAACGCGAGTACCTGACGACGAACCAGGGGGTTCGGGTAAGCCATACCGACGACTCGTTAAAAGCGGGGGAGCGGGGGCCGACGCTCCTCGAAGACTTCCACTTTCGCGAAAAACTGACGCATTTCGATCACGAGCGGATCCCCGAGCGGGTCGTCCACGCCCGGGGATCGGGCGCCCACGGCTACTTTCAGGTCTACGAGCCGATGACCGCGTATACGAGGGCGGCGTTCCTCCAGGATCCGGGGAAGAAGACGCCGGTCTTCGTCCGGTTCTCGACCGTCGTCGGGTTCCGCGGCTCCGCTGATACGGTCAGGGATGTCCGGGGGTTCGCGACGAAGTTCTACACGGAGGAGGGGAACTACGACCTTGTCGGCAACAACATGCCGGTCTTCTTCATCGTGGACGCCGTCAAGTTCCCCGACCTCGTACACTCCATCAAACCGGAGCAGCACCACCAGATGCCGCAGGCCTCCGCCGCCCACGACACCTTCTGGGACTTTGTCGGGAACCTGCCCGAGATCACGCACATGATCATGTGGGTTCTCTCTGACCGTGCGCTCCCGAGGAGTTACCGGATGATGGAGGGGTTCGGGGTCAACACCTTCCGGTTCATCAACGCCGAGGGGAAGGCGCGGTTCATCAAGTTCCACTGGCGACCGCAGCTCGGGGTTCACTCGCTCGTCTGGGACGAGACGCAGAAGATCGCCGGGAAAGACCCGGACTTCAACCGCCGCGACCTCTGGGAGGCGATCGAGATGGGAGACTACCCGGAGTTCGAGCTCGGGGTGCAGATGATCGAGGAGGCGGACGAGCACAACTTCGAGTTCGATATTCTGGACGCGACGAAACTCTGGCCCGAGGAGGAGGTGCCGATCCGGTGGATCGGGAAGATGATTCTGAACCGGAACCCGGACAACTTCTTCGCCGAGACCGAGCAGGTCGCCTTCTGTCCGGCGAACGTCGTGCCGGGGATCGACTTCTCGAACGACCCGCTCCTCCAGGGCCGGCTCTTCTCGTACCTGGATACCCAGCTGATACGCCTCGGCGGCCCGAACTTCCAGGAGATCCCGATCAACCGGACGCTCGCGCCCGCCGCGAACAACCAGCGGGAAGGCTACAACCGGATGACGATCGATAAGGGTGTCGTGAGTTACTTCCCGAATGCGCTCGGCGAGAACAAACCCCGGCCGGCCCGGGTGGAGGAGGGCGGCTACGCCCACTACCAGGAGAAGATCGAGGGGAGGAAGATCCGTGCACGGAGCGAGAAGTTCAACGACCACTTCAGCCAGGCGAAGCTCTTCTGGAACAGCATGTCGGACGCGGAGAAGGAGCATATCGTCAAGGCCTTCCACTTCGAGCTCGGGAAGGTCTCGGACTCCGGGGTCCGCAAAAGGGTGGTGGACCTCATCAACAACGTCGACGGCGATCTCGCGATACGGATCGCGGAAGGGATCGGGGTGCCGCCCCCGGCGGAGAAGGGCGCGTCCTCCGGCACGAAGAAGTCCCCGAACCTCAGCCAGGAGAAGACCGTCAAAGACACCGTCAAGAGCAGGAAGGTCGCGATCCTCGCTATGGAGGGCTACGACCACGACGAGGTGATGCAGGTGAAGAAGGCGCTCAAGGATGCGGGCGCTCACCCGCAGATCGTCTCGCAGTTCCACGGCAAGATCAAGTCCGCCGACGGTAAAGAGATGGAAGTCGATAAGAGTTACGTCACCACCACCTCCGTCGTGTACGACGCCGTGTATGTCCCGGGCGGGAGGCATGCGGATACCCTGAAGAACCAGGGCTTCGCGATCCACTTCGTCAACGAGGCCTTCAAGCACTGCAAACCGATCGGAGCGATGGGAGAAGGGATCGAACTCCTGAAGGCATCGGATATCAAGGGCGTGACCTTCGTCGATGCAGGAACCGGAGGAGAGGCCGTCTCCGAGATGGGGGTCGTCACCTGTGGGAGCCAGGGGGACGTGAACTCGTTTGTCGAGCAGTTCAAGACGGCCATCGGACGGCACCGCCACTGGGACCGGGAGAAGAAGGAGCAGGTGCCCGCCTGA
- a CDS encoding radical SAM/SPASM domain-containing protein, giving the protein MNRITRYIHATGTVSEVIRHRAAEKRPSGMLAFSELRRPVVFWNITNRCNLLCSHCYIRAGPGRGREDELTTEEGLALIDDLAEMRVPLLLFSGGEPLVREDFWELAGHAKESGLTTALSTNGTLITPVVARRLRDAGVEYAGVSLDGATAETHDGMRNVPGSFDKAVSALDNCRSAGLKCGVRVTATRENYAEICALIDLSLDTGAERFCVYWLVPSGRGGEGYDARQLRSREIAGLLDLLIEKAREVDPAAMEFLTVDAPQDTVYLLERLDKDDPSAYESMCTLLAHAGVGCSAGDRIANIDPSGAVYPCQFAQMDRLKVGSIREKPFSTIWNDPENRILADFRRKKDLVGGSCGRCSYRDRCGGGCRIRAFADTGDLWAEDPLCPIRREEPREGA; this is encoded by the coding sequence ATGAACCGGATCACGAGATACATCCACGCGACCGGCACGGTCAGCGAGGTAATCCGGCACCGTGCGGCCGAAAAGAGACCGAGCGGCATGCTCGCGTTCTCCGAACTCCGCCGGCCGGTCGTCTTCTGGAACATCACGAACCGGTGCAACCTCCTCTGCTCCCACTGCTACATCCGGGCAGGGCCGGGGCGGGGGCGGGAGGACGAACTGACGACGGAGGAGGGGCTCGCTCTTATCGACGACCTTGCAGAGATGCGGGTTCCCCTTCTGCTCTTCTCCGGCGGCGAGCCGCTCGTCCGGGAGGACTTCTGGGAACTCGCCGGGCACGCGAAGGAGAGTGGCCTCACCACCGCCCTGAGCACCAACGGCACGCTGATCACGCCGGTCGTTGCACGGCGGCTCCGCGACGCGGGGGTGGAGTACGCAGGCGTCTCGCTCGACGGGGCGACCGCCGAGACGCATGACGGTATGCGAAACGTCCCGGGGAGCTTTGATAAGGCTGTCTCAGCGCTCGATAACTGCAGATCCGCCGGGCTGAAGTGCGGCGTCCGGGTGACGGCGACGCGGGAGAACTACGCCGAGATCTGCGCCCTCATCGACCTCTCCCTGGACACCGGGGCGGAACGGTTCTGCGTCTACTGGCTGGTCCCGAGCGGCCGGGGAGGGGAGGGGTATGACGCCCGGCAACTTCGATCCCGGGAGATTGCCGGCCTCCTTGACCTGCTCATCGAGAAGGCACGCGAGGTAGACCCGGCGGCCATGGAGTTCCTCACGGTCGACGCACCCCAGGACACCGTATACCTCCTCGAGAGGCTGGATAAGGACGATCCTTCCGCATACGAGAGTATGTGCACCCTTCTTGCACACGCCGGCGTCGGGTGCAGCGCGGGAGACCGCATCGCAAACATCGATCCCTCCGGTGCCGTCTACCCCTGCCAGTTCGCCCAGATGGACAGACTCAAGGTCGGGAGCATCCGGGAGAAACCGTTCAGCACTATCTGGAACGACCCGGAGAACCGGATCCTCGCCGACTTCCGGAGAAAGAAGGATCTGGTCGGGGGCTCCTGCGGGCGATGCTCCTACCGCGACCGTTGCGGCGGCGGGTGCAGGATCCGGGCGTTTGCCGATACCGGCGACCTCTGGGCCGAAGACCCGCTCTGCCCCATCCGCCGCGAGGAGCCACGGGAAGGGGCGTAA
- the ahbB gene encoding siroheme decarboxylase subunit beta produces the protein MMDRVDKELLILTQDGIGFEERPFLRAARRLRISEEEVVARLGRLVEAGVVRRFGTRINPRKAELMANAMVVWRVPPDRIAGIGAAMAESPDVTHCYERRTIPGRWEYNLYTVLHCRDRDDLHRRVTALSRAAGAADHRVLVSTEEFKQQPSGRIGPVEEERRLQ, from the coding sequence ATGATGGACAGGGTCGATAAAGAACTACTCATATTGACACAGGACGGTATCGGGTTTGAGGAGAGGCCGTTTCTCCGTGCGGCGAGAAGGCTTCGGATCAGCGAGGAGGAGGTCGTCGCCCGGCTGGGAAGGCTCGTTGAAGCCGGCGTCGTCCGCCGGTTCGGGACGAGGATCAACCCCCGGAAAGCCGAACTCATGGCGAACGCCATGGTGGTCTGGCGCGTTCCTCCGGATCGCATCGCCGGGATCGGAGCCGCGATGGCGGAGAGCCCCGACGTGACCCACTGCTACGAGCGCCGCACCATCCCCGGTCGCTGGGAGTACAACCTCTACACCGTGCTCCACTGCCGCGACCGCGATGACCTGCACCGCAGGGTCACGGCCCTCTCCCGGGCGGCCGGTGCCGCCGACCACCGGGTTCTCGTCAGCACCGAGGAGTTCAAGCAGCAGCCGAGCGGCCGGATCGGGCCAGTAGAAGAGGAAAGGCGTCTGCAATGA
- the ahbA gene encoding siroheme decarboxylase subunit alpha, protein MRLDPLDRALLQQVQDDFPLDPRPYRVIGEALGMPELEVMARLAGLSRRGVIRHIAPILEPGSLGIRSSTLVAMRVPEKRMHEVAAIVNGYDGVSHNYRRDDDYNLWFTVAAAGEEELQRILEEIVRRSTIPPGDVLNLPMVRRFKLDVRFRFLAEEDDDGQGR, encoded by the coding sequence GTGCGCCTCGACCCGCTCGACCGGGCGCTCCTCCAGCAGGTGCAGGACGACTTTCCTCTCGATCCCCGGCCGTACCGGGTCATCGGCGAAGCGCTCGGGATGCCGGAACTGGAGGTGATGGCGCGGCTGGCCGGTCTCTCCCGCCGGGGGGTGATCAGGCATATCGCGCCGATCCTGGAACCCGGAAGTCTCGGGATTCGCTCTTCCACGCTCGTCGCGATGCGGGTGCCGGAAAAGCGGATGCACGAGGTCGCGGCAATCGTGAACGGGTACGACGGCGTCTCCCACAACTACCGCCGCGACGACGATTACAACCTCTGGTTTACCGTCGCCGCTGCGGGCGAAGAGGAACTCCAGAGGATACTCGAGGAGATCGTGCGGCGGTCGACGATCCCTCCCGGGGACGTCCTGAACCTTCCCATGGTGCGGAGGTTCAAACTCGACGTCCGGTTCCGGTTTTTAGCGGAGGAAGACGATGATGGACAGGGTCGATAA